From Hyla sarda isolate aHylSar1 chromosome 5, aHylSar1.hap1, whole genome shotgun sequence, a single genomic window includes:
- the LOC130272483 gene encoding RNA-binding protein cabeza-like produces MDRYLILGLVLGAIVAAHTDTLPTIPWDDEDVSVMCLISTDYYNKVSGESALYRLHGNCTEYKANETSSYHQLHFTIKETTCQKSEEEATEDCAILEDGLVKLCAASIMMEDDRDVIVVTCDNAAQQRSRVRRSRSGGRGNRGGGNRGRGNGGRGNGGRGNGGRGNGGGGNGGRGNGGRGNGGRGNGGGRAGSGSSIAGVGSRGGTRHA; encoded by the exons ATGGACCGGTATCTGATATTGGGCCTGGTGCTGGGAGCCATTGTAGCTGCTCATACAGACACATTACCCACAATACCGTGGGATGATGAAGACGTCTCCGTCATGTGCCTGATCAGCACCGATTACTACAACAAAGTGTCCGGAGAGAGCGCCCTCTACAGGCTCCACGGGAACTGCACCGAGTACAAGGCG AATGAGACGTCTTCTTATCACCAacttcatttcaccataaaagaAACAACATGTCAGAAATCTGAGGAAGAGGCGACCGAGGACTGCGCCATTCTAGAGGACGGG CTGGTAAAGTTGTGTGCGGCATCTATCATGATGGAGGACGATCGTGATGTCATTGTGGTGACTTGTGACAATGCGGCTCAGCAG AGATCAAGAGTGAGGAGATCGAGGAGCGGAGGAAGAGGAAACAGGGGAGGAGGAAACAGGGGAAGAGGAAACGGGGGAAGAGGAAACGGTGGACGAGGAAACGGGGGAAGAGGAAACGGGGGAGGAGGAAACGGTGGACGAGGAAACGGGGGAAGAGGAAACGGGGGAAGAGGAAACGGTGGAGGGCGAGCTGGGTCTGGATCCTCCATTGCAGGAGTTGGTAGTAGAGGGGGTACCAGGCACGCTTAA